The genomic window CTTCCTTGAAGGTGGTCTTGATGACGCCGGCGCGGGCGCCACCGATCGCCTTCGCGTAGGACAGCGCCAGCGCCTGACCCTCACCCTTCGGGTCCTGATCGACGGCGATCAGGGCGGGCACGCCCTTGCCGTCGACGAACTGGCGGCGCACCAGGTGGCCGGGGCCCTTCGGGGCGACCATCGCGACGGTGATGAACTCCGGCGCCTTGATCAGGCCGAAGTGGATGTTGAGGCCGTGGCCGAAGAACAGCGCGTCGCCGTCCTTCAGGTTGGGCTCGATGTCGTTGGTGAAGATCGACGCCTGCGCGGTGTCGGGGGCGAGCACCATGATCACGTCGGCCCATGCCGAAACCTCGGCCGGGGTGCCGACGGTCAGGCCCGCCTCTTCGGCCTTCGGCCGCGACTTCGAACCCTCCGCGAGGCCGACCCGGACCTCGACACCGGAGTCGCGCAGGCTCAGCGAGTGCGCGTGGCCCTGGCTGCCGTAGCCGATGACAGCGACCTTGCGGCCCTGGATGATCGACAGGTCGGCGTCGTCGTCGTAGAACATCTCGACTGCCACTGGTTGGTTCCCTTCTGGATTCTTCTGTATAGGTCTGAAAGTTGCGTCCCGGTCCCGGCTTTCGCCGAAGCTACCTGGCGCACTGTGCGCGTCGGGCCCACATCGGTTGTGGGAGCACGCTATTCAAGTGTTGTCAGCGAGTCGCGGTGATCGACTTGGGACCACGGCCCACCGCCACCACACCGGACTGCACGATCTCCCGAATTCCGTACGGTTCCAGCATGCGCAACAGCGCGTCGAGCTTGGACCGGGTTCCGGTCGCCTCGACGGTGAGGGCATCCGGGGAGACGTCGATCACTTTCGCCCGGAAGAGCGTAACCGCCTCGATCACCTGGGTCCGCACGCTGGCGTCGGCGCGGACCTTCACCAGGATCAGTTCGCGGGCCACCGAGGTGTCGGAATCCTGCTCCACGATCTTGATGACGTTGACCAGCTTGTTGAGCTGCTTGGTGACCTGCTCGAGCGGCAGGTCCTCGACGGTGACGACGATGGTCATCCGGGAGATCTCCGGGATCTCGGTGCCACCGACGGCGAGCGACTCGATATTGAAGCCGCGGCGGGAGAACAGCGCCGCGACCCGCGCCAGCACGCCCGGTTTGTCCTCGACGAGCACGCTGAGGGTATGAGTGGTACTCATCCTTCGTTCACCTTGTTCTTCTCGTGCGACATGGCCTCGTGGATGACCGCGGGTTCCGCCGCCTGCTCGTCGTCGTCGAACAGCGGGCGGATGCCGTGGGCGGCCATGATCTCGTCGTTGCTGGTGCCTGCGGCGACCATCGGCCACACCTGAGCGTCCTTGCCGACGATGAAGTCGATCACCACGGGGCGGTCGTTGATGGCCTGCGCCTCGCGGATCGCGGCCTCCACGTCCTCCTCGCGCTCGACCCGGATGCCGTGGCAGCCAAGGGCTTCCGCGAGCTTCACGAAGTCGGGGATGCGCAGGGTGTGCGTGCCGAGATCGGTGTTGGAGTAACGCTCCTGGTAGAACAGCGTCTGCCACTGGCGGACCATGCCCAGGTTGCCGTTGTTGATCAGCGCGACCTTGATCGGCACGCCCTCGACGGCGCAGGTGGCCAGCTCCTGGTTGGTCATCTGGAAGCAGCCGTCGCCGTCGACCGCCCACACCTCTTTGTCCGGCGCGCCCATCTTGGCGCCCATGGCGGCCGGGACGGCGTAGCCCATGGTGCCGAGACCGCCGGAATTCAGCCAGGTGCGCGGCTTTTCGTACTTGATGAACTGGGCGGCCCACATCTGGTGCTGGCCGACGCCGGCACAGTAGATGGCATCCGGTCCGGCCAGGCGGCCGAGCGCGTCGATGACGAACTCGGGCGACAGCGAACCGTCACTCGGCGCGGTCCAGCCGAGCGGGTAGCTCTTGCGGACGCCGTCGAGGTATTTCCACCAGTCGGTGAGGTCGAGCAGGGGGGACTTGGCTGCCGGATCGGCCTTGAGGGTTTCGATCAGTTCGATGATCACCTCGCGGCAGTCGCCGACGATCGGCACGTCCGCGTGCCGGTTCTTGCCGATCTCGGCCGGGTCGATGTCGGCGTGGATCACCTTGGCGTCCGGCGCGAACGAATCGAGCTGGCCGGTCACCCGGTCGTCGAAACGGGCGCCGAGGGTGATCAGCAGATCCGACCGTTGCAGTGCCGCAACGGCTCCCACGGTGCCGTGCATGCCGGGCATGCCCATGTTGAGCTGGTGGCTGTCCGGGAAGGCGCCGCGCGCCATCAGCGTGGTGACCACGGGGATGCCGGTCATCTCGGCCAGCTCGAGCAGCTCGGGTGAAGCGTCGGCCTTGATCACGCCGCCGCCGACGTAGAGCACCGGCGACTTGGCTTCCAAGATCATTCGCGCGGCCTCGCGCACCTGCTTGCCGTGCGGCTTGGTCACCGGACGGTAGCCGGGCAGGCGCATTTCCGGCGGCCAGCTGAAGGTCGTCTGCATCTGCAGGACGTCCTTCGGGATGTCGACGAGCACCGCGCCCGGGCGACCGCTGGCGGCCAGGTAGAAGGCCTCGGCGATGATGCGCGGGATGTCGATGCCCTCGGTGATGAGGAAGTTGTGCTTGGTGATCGGCATGGTGATGCCGGAGATATCCGCCTCTTGGAAGGCGTCCGTGCCGATCAGGCCGCGGCCGACCTGGCCGGTGATGGCGACGATCGGCACCGAGTCCATCTGCGCGTCGGCGATCGGGGTGACCAGGTTGGTCGCGCCGGGACCCGACGTCGCCATGCAGACGCCGACCTTGCCGGTTGCCTGCGCGTAGCCGGTCGCGGCGTGACCCGCGCCCTGCTCGTGGCGGACCAGCACATGGCGCACCTTGGTCGAGTCGAACAGCGGGTCGTACACCGGAAGAATCGCGCCACCGGGAATGCCGAATACGGTGTCGACGCCGAGCTCTTCGAGTGACCGGACAACCGACTGCGCGCCGGTGACCCGCTCGGGCGGGACCTGGCGGCGGTTGGCCGACGTCGTCGAACTGCCAGCGGGCGCGGTCGGCTGATTAGCCGAGGGCGCTGGCCTGCGGGCCGATGGCCCGGGCCGTGCGGTTGGTGCACTCACCGTCTTCGTTCCTAACTGCTTGTCGTTCTGACCCCGGATTTGTGTCTGACATGCGGTGTCTTGCGACTCGCCATGCCGGACATCGTCCGAACACAAAAAAGCCCCCGACAGCGCATGGCTGTTCGAGGGTGGCGCGTCGCAACGCGAGCTGACGTATTCGACTCAGGTAGTCAGGCTCAACGCTGGACGCGCCGGCCGATTACGAGCATCTCGTTTCGATTCACGCGCACGACGTTAAGCGGGCGTGAACTCATGAGTCAAACAGCTGACTCGTGGCGTCCCATTATGTGGGACAGTGCGGTTGCTTGTGTCCTTCACCAGGATGCGAGGATGGTGGTGTGTCATCACCGCATCAGTCCGTGCCACCGGGTAAATCGTCCCACACCGCTGCCGCGGGATCGGATACGGGTAGCGCCTCGGCCGCCCGTGTGATCCGCATCCCACGCCTGGCCTTCCTCGGCGTGTTCATCCTGCTGATGTGCGTGTTCTTCATGTTCGTCGGCTGGCCCGCCGGGCTGTGGTGGTTGTTGTTCATCCCGGTGGTGGTGGGTGTCTGGGTATGGCGGACGCAGACGACGGTCTCCGAAGCGGGACTGGATTTGCGGACGATGTTCGGGTCTCGGCATCTGGACTGGTCCCAGCTGAAGGGGGTGCGTATCCCGAAGCGTGGATACGTGCGCGCCGATTTGGTCGACGGCACCGAGGTGAAGTTGCCCGCGGTGAGTTATGACCGGGTGCGTGATCTGGCGGCGGCGTCGCGGGGAAGGATTCCAGATCCGTATGCGGTGCCGCCGGCGTCGGATGGTGGGGGCGCGGTGGTGGACGGTGGTGATGGCGACACAGTTTCCGCTGTTGGCGAGGGTGCTGATAGCAAGGCTGGAGTCGTCAGCGGCACGGCCGGAGCCGAGAGTGGCGAGGCCGGAGTCGACAGCGGACGATTTGGACTCGGCGAATCCGAGGGCGACGACGGCAATGCTGATGTCGACGGCGGCAAGGCTGAAGCCGGTGACGACACCCGCGGCAAAGACGGCGCGCAGTAGCGGCCACGCACCGCACGCGAACTGAGGCGGTGCCGACATCTCCTGAACGGCGCAGGGCACTGTCGCCATCCGGAACAATTACCGACGGTAAGCTGTTGTCGGCTATGCGGTCAGCGTGGCGGGCGGAACCGATCCTCGGCTCGCACACCGCAGCCCGACGGTCGGGTACCCCCGGAGACACCGTCAGCGTCGACGAACACCACTCGCGGCGACACCATTACGCAGCACGGACTGACAGCGAGAACGGTCAAGGACGACGGCCACGAGCCGCTCTGACCGGCATGTAGTCCCCTACCCACGCGGGAGTACCGTGGAGCGGCCGCCGAGCCAACTCTGCGCAGTCGCACCCCAGCCCCGCGACCCGACCGAGGACCATCAATGCCACCGCTTCGTTCACGCACCACCACCATCGGCCGCAATGCCGCAGGCGCCCGCGCACTCTGGCGCGCCACCGGCATGACCGATTCCGACTTCGGCAAGCCGATCGTCGCCATCTCGAACTCCTACACGCAGTTCGTGCCGGGCCACGTGCACTTGAAGAATGTCGGCGACATCGTTGCCGAGGCGGTGCGCGCGGCGGGCGGTGTGCCACGGGAATTCCACACCATCGCCGTCGACGACGGCATCGCGATGGGTCATGGTGGCATGCTCTATTCGCTGCCGTCGCGCGAAATCATCGCCGACTCAGTCGAATACATGGTGAACGCGCACACCGCCGACGCGCTGGTGTGCATCTCGAACTGCGACAAGATCACCCCCGGCATGCTGAATGCCGCTATGCGGCTGAACATTCCGACGGTGTTCGTTTCCGGCGGGCCGATGGAGGCCGGTAAGGCCGTGGTCGTCGGTGGTGTCGCGCAGGCACCGACCGACCTGGTGACCGCGATCTCGGCGAGCGCGAATCAGGCTGTGTCCGACGAGGGTTTGAGCGAGATCGAGCGATCCGCCTGCCCGACCTGTGGATCGTGCTCCGGCATGTTCACCGCGAACTCGATGAACTGCCTCACCGAGGCGCTGGGACTCGCGTTGCCGGGCAATGGTTCCACGCTGGCCACCCATGCCGCGCGCCGTGCGCTGTTCGAGCGGGCGGGCACCGTGGTCGTCGACATTGCCAACCGCTGGTACCGCGCGGACGACGCGTCCGTGCTGCCGCGAAATGTCGCCAACGCCAAGGCTTTCCGCAACGCTATGGCCCTGGATGTGGCAATGGGCGGCTCGACCAACACCGTGCTGCACACGCTGGCCGCCGCGCGGGAGGGTGAGGTCGACTTCGATCTGCACACCATCGAGGAGACCAGTCGTCGGGTGCCGACCCTGTCGAAGGTGTCACCCAACTCCGACTACCACATGGAAGACGTGCACCGGGCCGGTGGCATCCCCGCCATCCTCGGCGAGTTGCGCCGGGCCGGTCTGCTGGAGACCGAGGTGAGCACCGTGCACACGCGCAGCTTCGACGAGTGGCTCGACACCTGGGATATCCGCTCCGGCAAGGCATCCGAGGAAGCCATCGAGTTGTTCCACGCCGCGCCGGGCGGGGTGCGCACGGTCGAGCCGTTCTCCACCGAGAACCGCTGGTCCTCGCTCGACACCGATGCCGAGGGCGGTTGCATCCGCGATGTCGAGCACGCCTACACCCGGGAGGGCGGGCTGGTCGTGTTGCGCGGCAACATCGCCCCCGACGGCGCCGTGCTCAAGACCGCGGGCATCGATGAAGAGCTGTTCACCTTCCAGGGACCCGCGCTCGTCGTGGAATCCCAGGAGGAAGCGGTCTCGGCCATCCTCAACAAGCAGATCAAGCCCGGCGACGTGCTCGTCGTCCGCTACGAGGGCCCTGCTGGCGGCCCCGGCATGCAGGAAATGCTGCACCCCACCGCCTTCCTGAAGGGCGCGGGTCTCGGCAAGCAGTGCGCACTGATCACCGACGGCCGCTTCTCGGGCGGTACCTCGGGCCTGTCCATCGGCCACATCTCCCCCGAAGCAGCCAGCGGCGGCACCATCGGCCTCATCGAAAACGGCGACCAGATCCGCATCGACGTCGGCACCCGAACCCTCGAGGTCCTCGTCGACGAACCCGTCCTCGCCGACCGCCGCGCCAAAATGGAAGCCTCCGAACGCCCCTGGCAACCCATCAACCGCGACCGCCCCGTCACCACCGCCCTCCGCGCCTACGCCGCCCTCGCCACCTCCGCCGACAAGGGCGCCGTCCGCCACGTCCCCTAACCCCCGGCGCCCCTCCCCCAAGGTGCGCCGCTGCCCTCCCCCCGCAAACCGGGTGGCGCCCCTCGAACGGGACATCACCAAGCCCCCACTCAGCAACTCCTGCACCCAAGTCCCATCCACCCCACCCCAGGTCTGGTTGCGACGGGACATGGCGGAGCCTGCACTCGACGTTTGGCTCAGTCAGGTCCCGCTCGCGCCGCTTCGGTTGGTTCTCGGTGGGTGGTGAACGAACGGCGCCCCTCGGGGTGCGAGGGGCGCCGGTGGGTTGGGGGTGGTTAGTTGAAGGGGCCTATGCCGGTTAAGGGGTTGCCGCCGTGGAGGTACCAGTAGGCGAGGACGGCGGCGGCTATGGCTAGGAGGAGGACGGCGAAGGAGCCGGCGAAGGGGCGGGTGGCCCAGCCGCGGTTGCGGTCGAGGGCCCAGCGGCCGGGGCCGGTGAGGATTATGACGGCGGCGGTGCCTGCGAGGATGCTCTCGAGTTCGACGCCACTCGGTACGGACGCCTTGTACTGGAAGCCGGGATTCATGCCTTGCTTCCAGGCCCAGGCGTCGAGGATGACCGCGAGGACTGCGCCCGCGGCTAGCGGGGTGGCCAGGCCGAGGACGAGGAGTGCGCCGCCACCGACTTCGCCGACGGTGACCAGGATGGCCGACAGCGTCGGGTGATCCCAGCCGCCTTTCTCCATGAAGTCGCGGGTGCCGTCGAGGCCGGGGCCGTGGAACCAGCCGGTCAATTTCTGCAGGCCGTGGTAGATGAAGGTTCCGCCGACGATCAGACGCAGCAGGAACAGGCCGAAATCCAGTGTGCCGCGGCGATCGTCGCCGTTGCGGCGGCGCAGCCTGCCCGTGTCGGTCGGCGCGTTCGCGGCAGGCGGGATGCTCGCGTAGGCATAGGCGGGGGTCGCGTCCGGCGACGTGCCGCTGGCACCGACCGGGGGGACGTCGGGGTCGAGGCCGAGTTCATCGTCCGTGCGCGGGACGTCCTTGGTCAGCTTGGGGAACTGCTCGGTCGGCGAATCGTACGGACTGGTCACGCCTCGACCGGTGGACGACACCGCCGACTGCTCGGCCGTGGACGGCACCGAACTCTGGGCCGCCGAGGGGTCGGATGTGTCTTTCGGCTTCTCGGTCACGGCCAATACCCTATGCTGCGCCACGCGACAGCGGGCCGCAAACACGTCGAGGGGGGTCCACGGTGTTTTGCCGACCCCAGCCAGTTCGCCGAACTCGTGCGGTTCGAGTGGAAACTCTGCATGGCGCGGGAAAACTTGTGCGGCTCATCGGTGGGCCGGAGGGGCGCTGCGGGACGGTTTTCCGTAACGTCTGAGCTATGAGGTTGGTTGTTGGTCGGGTTGCGGTGAGCTTGGTGCTCGGGTCCGTGCTGGTGGGCGGATGCGCGCGGTTCGATGATTCGGCGTCGAGCCCGTTCACGCCGGAGCCGACGCTGCATGGAGCGAACATCGACCCCAAGAAGCCGTCGCAGCCGCCGACGTCGACCACCCGCCCGAGCGGGCCCTGCATCGACCCGGACCCGGCTGTGGTGGCTACCTGTCTGGACACCACCGGCGGTCTTGTCGCGCTGGGTGACGGCGCGCTGGTTGCCGAGCGGCGCACCGGGCGCATTCTCAAAGTGGCGCCGGAGACCCCGCCCACTGAGGTGGCCCGGGTGGACGTGGACGGCTCGAGCGACGGCGGCCTCAGCGACATCGTGCTCTCCCCGACCTTCCACGAAGACGGGCTGATGTACGCCTACATCACCACGGCCAGCGACAACCGGGTGGTGCGCATCGCCGAGGGCGGCGGCCCGCCCAAGGACATCCTGACCGGAATCCCGAAGGGCGCCAGCGGAAATCACGGTGCCATCGACTTCGCCACACCCACCCAGATGTTGGTGCTGACCGGCGACGCGGGCAATCCCGGCGCCGCGAACAACCCGTCCTCGCTGGCGGGCAAACTGCTGCGAGTGAACTCCCCTGCGCCCGGCGCCACCGCGGAGGTGGCGGTGTCGGGCATCGGCATCGCGGGTGATGTCTGCCGGGACAGCAAGGACAGCATCTGGATCACCGACCGCACCGCCGTCGAGGACCGGCTGCAACGGCTCGGCGGCGACGGTGTCGTCACCACCGCGTGGACCTGGCCCGACCGCCCCGGCGTCGCGGGCTGCGCCGCCGCGACCGACGGCGTGGCGATCGCACTGACCAAGGCGAAGGCCCTCGCCATCGCGGCGGCCGACCAGAACACCCACGCCGTCACCTCGGCCCCGACCCTGCTCGCGCAGGACAAGTACGGGCAACTCGGCGGTGCTGCGGTCGGCGCGGACGGCTCCATCTGGGTGGGCACCGTCAACAAGACCGACGGCCAGCCCGGACCGTATGACGATCGGGTAGTGCGCATTCCGCCACCCCAGGCTGGTGGAAACGGTCCCGACTAGGCCGCGCGAACGTCAAAGGGCCGACTCTACGGAGTCGGCCCTTTTGCGTCGCAGTATCAACTCAACCGAACCCATCACCGGCAACCACGGTCGATTACCCACCGAGCCACCGTGTCTCAACAACCGAGGCCCGGTGGGCACGCATGCCCACCGAGCTCGCCGCAGACCAGCCGAACCTGGGGCCGCCACGCCCATCACTCACCAACTGAGCAGGTGCGGGCCGACCGGCTTCGGGCAAGCACCGACCGCCGCCGAGCACGTCTCAGCAAACCGAAACCCTGGGACAAGCATGGCCGATCACCTACCGAGCGAGCCCGGCGCGCACCACGAAAACCCGCTGCGCGCAGTGACTCTCAGCTACAAGCGGCGATGACCAACTCGCGCACGCGTGCCGCGTCGGCTTGTCCGCGGGTCGCCTTCATGACGTCGCCGACGATCTTGCCTGCGGCCTGGACCTTGCCGGAGCGGATCTTCTCGGCGATGTCCGGGTTTGCGGCGAGCGCCTTTTCGACCTCGGCTTGGAGGGCGCTGTCGTCGCTGACCATGCCGAGGCCCTTGGCTTCGACGATCTGCGCGGGTTCACCTTCGCCCGCGAGCACGAAGTCGACGACCTGCTTGGCGACCTTGTTGTTCACCGTCTTCGCCTCGACCAGGTTGATCACCTCGGCGACCTGGGCGGGGGTGATCGGCAGATCCTCCAGCGAAACCTCGCGCTCCTTGGCCTTTTCGGTGAGGTAGGCGACCCACCAGGAGCGGGCCTCGTTCGCGGGGGCGCCCGCGTCGACGGTGGCGATGATGAGGTCGAGTGCGCCCGCGTTGACGAGGTCGCGCATCACCTCGTCGGACAGGCCCCAGTCGGACTGGATGCGCGAGCGGCGCAGCCACGGGTATTCCGGAATCGTGCCGCGCAACTCGTCCACCCATTCCGGCTCGGGCGCAACGGGTTCCAGGTCCGGCTCGGGGAAGTAGCGGTAGTCCTCGGAGGTCTCCTTGACGCGGCCGGGCGAGGTGGTGCCGTCGGTCTCGTGGAAGTGCCTGGTCTCCTGCACGATGGTGCCGCCGTTCGCCAGCACCGCGGCCTGGCGGCGCATCTCGAAGCGGACGGCGACCTCGACGCTCCTGAGCGAGTTCACGTTCTTGGTCTCGGTGCGGGTGCCGAATTCCCTTGCGCCGAGCGGCATCAGCGACACGTTGGCGTCGCAGCGCAGCGAACCCTGCTCCATCTTGACGTCGGACACACCGAGCGACTTGAGCACCTCACGCAATGCGGTCACGTACGCGCGAGCGACCTCGGGGGCCCGCTCGCCCGCACCGGTGATCGGCTTGGTGACGATCTCGACCAGCGGCACACCAGCCCGGTTGTAGTCGAGCAGCGAGTGGCTGGCGCCGTGGATGCGGCCGGTCGCACCGCCGACGTGGGTCGACTTGCCGGTGTCCTCCTCCATGTGCGCGCGCTCGATCTCCACCCGGAAGGTGCTGCCGTCGTCGAGCAGCACGTCGAGGTAGCCGTTAGTGGCGATCGGCTCGTCGTACTGGCTGATCTGGTAGTTCTTCGGCTGATCCGGGTAGAAGTAGTTCTTGCGCGCGAACCGGCCCCACGGGGTGATCGAACAGTTCAGCGCGAGGCCGATGCGGATCGCCGATTCCACGGCCTTCTCGTTCACCACCGGCAGCGAGCCAGGCAGGCCGAGGCACACCGGGCACACCTGGGTGTTGGCGTCGGCGCCGAACTCGGTCGGGCAACCGCAGAACATCTTGGTTGCGGTGGACAGCTCGACGTGGACCTCCATGCCAAGCACCGGCTCGAACCGGGCGATGACATCCGAATAATCCATCAAGTCGACTGTGGGTGCACTCATGGCCAACAGTCTATGTAAGCCCTCGAGCGGGAACGCAGGGGCTCACGACTCCACCTCGCTGGCGCTCGGCTCCGTCGTGCGCCCAGGCGCGCTGTATCTCTGGTTCGCTCGCTGACGCTCGCTCACGACTCCACCTCGCTGGCGCTCGGCTCCGTCGTGCGCCCAGGCGCGCTGTATCTCTGGTTCGCTCGCTGACGCTCGCTCACACCCCCACCTACTTCGGCGGGACCCGCTGCGTCAACCACCCCGTCACATAGCTGAGCACGTCCGGCGAGACGGTCGTCTCGATCGTGCTGTATTCGCCGGGAAACCCGGTTTCGGTGGGCTGCATCAGATGGTTGAGGCCGGGGAAGACGTGGATCGTGGCATCAGGGTTCGCGGCGAGGGCACTGCGCATCGCGGGTTCGCTCTGACTCGGCGGCACCTGGAGATCCTTTTCCCCGAAGAACGCCAGCACCGGAACACGGAGGGCGGACAGGGCCGGCCCCGGTTCGTAGGCGACGAGGGCGGCCAGGTACGGCGTGATCCCCGCCGTGACCTCGGATTCCGGGGCGCGCTCCTCGGCGGGCTTGGCCTCGTTCTGCTTGCGCACCAGTTCCTTCGCGCCCGCCAGGTCACCCGCCTTCAGCAGTGCCGCGAGCTCGGCCGTCTGCCGCACTCGGGTGTCGATGACGTCGGCGGGGGCGCCGCCTGCCGCGGCAATCAGCCGGGTCTGCTCGACGAGCACATCGTGGCCGGACACGCCCGGTCCGGCCATCAGGATCAAGAAGGCGACACCGCTATCGGGACGCGCGGCGACCAGTGGCGCGAGGTAGCCACCTTCGCTGTGCCCGAGCAGGCCGACGCGGGTCGGATCGATGTCCGGGCGTCCGCGCAGGAAGCCGACACCGGCCGCGACATCATTGGACAGGTCGGTGTAGTTCGCGTCGTCCAGCTTGCCGCCGGTGCCGCCGACGCCGCGGTCGTCGGTGCGCAGGACCGCGTAACCGGCCTTGGTCAGCGTGTCCGCGATCAACAGGAAGGGCTTATGGCCCATCAAACCTTCGTCGCGGTCCTGCGGGCCACTGCCGGTAATCAACAGGACCGCCGGGAACGGCCCGTTGCCCTCGGGTTTGGTCAGGGTGCCCGCGATGGGCAGATCGCCATTGCGGTAGGTGACGTCCTCGGACTGGTACGGGAACGGCGGCTTCGGTTCCTGCGGGCGGGCGAGCGGGGCGATCTTGCCGCGCTGCAGTGCGAGTTTGAACGTCTGCCCGCCCTGCACGAAGTCGCCGGTGATGCGGTCGCTGCCCTGGTCGTAGGCGCCGCGGAACTTCGGGTCGCCCGGGATGTCGGCGATCGCGAAGGACACCTCGTTCCGGTCGGACTTCACGTCCTTCAATTCCACCGCCGTCACGCCCTGGGTGGGGATGTCGATGGTGGCCGTGCCCTTGTCGGTGAACGTCACTCCGACCTCGGTCGGCCGCCCTGGCACCTCGATCGCCCCGTGCCAATCACCGGTGGTCGGCTCGGGCGGATTCGAGTCCGACCCCGACGAACATCCCGCAACCAACACGGCAATCATGAACAGAGCCAACGCAATCGCTCTACCAGTGCGCATGAAATCCACAGTACAGACGAGCCCTCGTCCACCAGCCGCGCAGCTGGACGTCGGACCAACATCACAATCGGCAGCCCCTGCGAGGTACCCCAGATTTCAGCATGCGACCGAGTTCACCGTGGGCCGGGAAGCGGTTCCGCACGCGTTATCGCGGGCAGTCGGCCAGACGCGGGCCGAGTCCAGCAATTGCCGCAGTTCGGTATCGAAATCCTGCGCGGTCAGGAATGTTCGCGGCACCCGCCGCGGCAGCTGGAGTTGCTACTCCCCGCGCGCGTAACGGGCCGAGGCGGCGACGGCTTCCATGTCGATGTTCAGGCTCGGATCCCGTTGCTGGGCTTCGTGGAATTCCAGCATCACGTCGTCGAAGGTGCTGCGGCGGGCCGAGGTGATCAGGGCCTGGCGGACGTAGTCGCCGAG from Nocardia iowensis includes these protein-coding regions:
- the ilvC gene encoding ketol-acid reductoisomerase, which translates into the protein MFYDDDADLSIIQGRKVAVIGYGSQGHAHSLSLRDSGVEVRVGLAEGSKSRPKAEEAGLTVGTPAEVSAWADVIMVLAPDTAQASIFTNDIEPNLKDGDALFFGHGLNIHFGLIKAPEFITVAMVAPKGPGHLVRRQFVDGKGVPALIAVDQDPKGEGQALALSYAKAIGGARAGVIKTTFKEETETDLFGEQAVLCGGTEELVKTGFEVMVEAGYAPEMAYFEVLHELKLIVDLMYEGGIARMNYSVSDTAEFGGYLSGPRVIDADTKKRMQDILKDIQDGSFVKRLVANVEGGNKELEALRKANAEHPIEVTGAKLRGLMSWVDRPITETA
- the ilvN gene encoding acetolactate synthase small subunit: MSTTHTLSVLVEDKPGVLARVAALFSRRGFNIESLAVGGTEIPEISRMTIVVTVEDLPLEQVTKQLNKLVNVIKIVEQDSDTSVARELILVKVRADASVRTQVIEAVTLFRAKVIDVSPDALTVEATGTRSKLDALLRMLEPYGIREIVQSGVVAVGRGPKSITATR
- a CDS encoding acetolactate synthase large subunit, with protein sequence MSAPTARPGPSARRPAPSANQPTAPAGSSTTSANRRQVPPERVTGAQSVVRSLEELGVDTVFGIPGGAILPVYDPLFDSTKVRHVLVRHEQGAGHAATGYAQATGKVGVCMATSGPGATNLVTPIADAQMDSVPIVAITGQVGRGLIGTDAFQEADISGITMPITKHNFLITEGIDIPRIIAEAFYLAASGRPGAVLVDIPKDVLQMQTTFSWPPEMRLPGYRPVTKPHGKQVREAARMILEAKSPVLYVGGGVIKADASPELLELAEMTGIPVVTTLMARGAFPDSHQLNMGMPGMHGTVGAVAALQRSDLLITLGARFDDRVTGQLDSFAPDAKVIHADIDPAEIGKNRHADVPIVGDCREVIIELIETLKADPAAKSPLLDLTDWWKYLDGVRKSYPLGWTAPSDGSLSPEFVIDALGRLAGPDAIYCAGVGQHQMWAAQFIKYEKPRTWLNSGGLGTMGYAVPAAMGAKMGAPDKEVWAVDGDGCFQMTNQELATCAVEGVPIKVALINNGNLGMVRQWQTLFYQERYSNTDLGTHTLRIPDFVKLAEALGCHGIRVEREEDVEAAIREAQAINDRPVVIDFIVGKDAQVWPMVAAGTSNDEIMAAHGIRPLFDDDEQAAEPAVIHEAMSHEKNKVNEG
- a CDS encoding PH domain-containing protein, translated to MSSPHQSVPPGKSSHTAAAGSDTGSASAARVIRIPRLAFLGVFILLMCVFFMFVGWPAGLWWLLFIPVVVGVWVWRTQTTVSEAGLDLRTMFGSRHLDWSQLKGVRIPKRGYVRADLVDGTEVKLPAVSYDRVRDLAAASRGRIPDPYAVPPASDGGGAVVDGGDGDTVSAVGEGADSKAGVVSGTAGAESGEAGVDSGRFGLGESEGDDGNADVDGGKAEAGDDTRGKDGAQ
- the ilvD gene encoding dihydroxy-acid dehydratase; translation: MPPLRSRTTTIGRNAAGARALWRATGMTDSDFGKPIVAISNSYTQFVPGHVHLKNVGDIVAEAVRAAGGVPREFHTIAVDDGIAMGHGGMLYSLPSREIIADSVEYMVNAHTADALVCISNCDKITPGMLNAAMRLNIPTVFVSGGPMEAGKAVVVGGVAQAPTDLVTAISASANQAVSDEGLSEIERSACPTCGSCSGMFTANSMNCLTEALGLALPGNGSTLATHAARRALFERAGTVVVDIANRWYRADDASVLPRNVANAKAFRNAMALDVAMGGSTNTVLHTLAAAREGEVDFDLHTIEETSRRVPTLSKVSPNSDYHMEDVHRAGGIPAILGELRRAGLLETEVSTVHTRSFDEWLDTWDIRSGKASEEAIELFHAAPGGVRTVEPFSTENRWSSLDTDAEGGCIRDVEHAYTREGGLVVLRGNIAPDGAVLKTAGIDEELFTFQGPALVVESQEEAVSAILNKQIKPGDVLVVRYEGPAGGPGMQEMLHPTAFLKGAGLGKQCALITDGRFSGGTSGLSIGHISPEAASGGTIGLIENGDQIRIDVGTRTLEVLVDEPVLADRRAKMEASERPWQPINRDRPVTTALRAYAALATSADKGAVRHVP
- a CDS encoding DoxX family protein gives rise to the protein MTEKPKDTSDPSAAQSSVPSTAEQSAVSSTGRGVTSPYDSPTEQFPKLTKDVPRTDDELGLDPDVPPVGASGTSPDATPAYAYASIPPAANAPTDTGRLRRRNGDDRRGTLDFGLFLLRLIVGGTFIYHGLQKLTGWFHGPGLDGTRDFMEKGGWDHPTLSAILVTVGEVGGGALLVLGLATPLAAGAVLAVILDAWAWKQGMNPGFQYKASVPSGVELESILAGTAAVIILTGPGRWALDRNRGWATRPFAGSFAVLLLAIAAAVLAYWYLHGGNPLTGIGPFN
- a CDS encoding PQQ-dependent sugar dehydrogenase; the encoded protein is MRLVVGRVAVSLVLGSVLVGGCARFDDSASSPFTPEPTLHGANIDPKKPSQPPTSTTRPSGPCIDPDPAVVATCLDTTGGLVALGDGALVAERRTGRILKVAPETPPTEVARVDVDGSSDGGLSDIVLSPTFHEDGLMYAYITTASDNRVVRIAEGGGPPKDILTGIPKGASGNHGAIDFATPTQMLVLTGDAGNPGAANNPSSLAGKLLRVNSPAPGATAEVAVSGIGIAGDVCRDSKDSIWITDRTAVEDRLQRLGGDGVVTTAWTWPDRPGVAGCAAATDGVAIALTKAKALAIAAADQNTHAVTSAPTLLAQDKYGQLGGAAVGADGSIWVGTVNKTDGQPGPYDDRVVRIPPPQAGGNGPD